From the genome of Pelobates fuscus isolate aPelFus1 chromosome 6, aPelFus1.pri, whole genome shotgun sequence, one region includes:
- the LOC134615240 gene encoding keratin, type I cytoskeletal 17-like produces MSHRSNHSSCGSVLGAHHSGGHNSSSYLSSVQHGSSKKCYNKSQSGHYKASSHHGASKKLSSHSSIGLEHGSGSVGNLRSHHKSFSSHSHGLLSINEKETMQFLNGRLASYLEKVHSLEQENSQLERKICEWYANNAPSSLPDSSQYFRTIHDLQNQVK; encoded by the coding sequence ATGAGCCACAGAAGCAATCACTCATCCTGCGGATCTGTCTTGGGAGCTCATCATTCTGGGGGACATAACTCTTCCAGCTACCTCTCTTCAGTTCAACATGGAAGCTCTAAAAAATGCTACAACAAGAGTCAAAGTGGTCACTATAAAGCTTCCAGCCATCATGGAGCAAGCAAGAAGCTGTCCAGCCATTCTTCTATTGGTCTTGAACATGGAAGTGGAAGTGTTGGTAATCTTAGATCTCATCACAAGAGTTTTAGCAGTCATAGTCATGGTCTACTCAGTATCAATGAGAAGGAAACAATGCAGTTTCTAAATGGACGTCTTGCATCTTATCTGGAGAAGGTTCATTCACTAGAACAGGAGAATTCTCAACTGGAGAGGAAGATATGCGAATGGTATGCAAATAACGCCCCCAGCTCCTTGCCAGACTCCAGTCAGTACTTCAGGACAATCCACGATCTTCAgaaccaggtaaaataa